In Bos indicus x Bos taurus breed Angus x Brahman F1 hybrid chromosome 21, Bos_hybrid_MaternalHap_v2.0, whole genome shotgun sequence, one DNA window encodes the following:
- the LYSMD4 gene encoding lysM and putative peptidoglycan-binding domain-containing protein 4, which translates to MRQKEVITKTFQSPAVVCRTPTSHVYMFENGVEDSEDSSEEESHRVALRPRGKEGQKKGAHHPHRPGAGDVVLLQRELTQGDSLNKLALQYGCKVADIKKVNNFIREQDLYALKSIKIPVKNHGILTETHKELRPLLNSSSETRVTFEEQPDPDRAAVNASASSSSLTDFFKGIDQNIEHAVQSEIFLSESYSIETSSQPLLPAPPKIPTNGADCGIQWWNAVFIMLLIGVVLPVFYLVYFKIQATSETPSILNTTAIPNGSMAGNAVPGQAPRLAIPMPTIPSSDSQFSQTTHGGN; encoded by the exons ATGAGGCAGAAGGAGGTGATAACCAAGACCTTCCAAAGCCCAGCTGTGGTCTGTAGGACTCCGACCAGCCACGTTTACATGTTTGAAAATGGTGTTGAGGACTCCGAGGACTCCTCTGAGGAAGAGTCCCACCGAGTGGCCCTGCGGCCCCGGGGCAAGGAGGGCCAGAAGAAGGGTGCCCACCACCCTCACCGGCCAGGAGCAGGGGATGTGGTGCTGCTGCAGCGGGAGCTGACCCAGGGGGACAGCCTCAACAAGCTCGCTCTTCAGTATGGCTGCAAA GTCGCAGATATCAAGAAAGTCAACAACTTCATCAGAGAACAAGACTTATATGCTTTAAAATCTATTAAGATTCCAGTGAAAAACCACGGCATCCTAACAGAGACCCACAAAGAACTTAGACCCCTCCTGAACTCATCCTCAGAGACCAGAGTGACCTTCGAGGAGCAGCCAGACCCAGACAGAGCAGCTGTCAATGCTAGTGCCTCATCTAGCTCACTGACGGATTTCTTTAAGGGCATTGATCAGAATATTGAACATGCAGTTCAGTCAGAAATCTTTTTGAGTGAAAGTTACTCCATAGAGACCTccagtcagccactgcttcctgCTCCTCCGAAGATACCAACAAATGGTGCAGACTGTGGAATTCAGTGGTGGAATGCTGTTTTTATCATGCTTCTAATTGGAGTTGTTTTACCAGTGTTTTATTTggtctattttaaaatacaagctACTAGTGAGACCCCTAGTATCTTGAATACAACTGCTATCCCCAATGGCTCCATGGCAGGGAATGCAGTTCCAGGGCAAGCCCCCAGATTAGCAATTCCAATGCCAACCATCCCCTCTTCAGACAGCCAGTTCAGTCAGACCACCCACGGGGGGAACTAG